The genomic stretch ctttctttctcctcaacCAGTCATTCAGCTCAGTCAATGAAGGCAACTCCTAAGAGGAGACACCTTTCCTCCAAAAAtgtgaagaattaaaaatgaacaatcattttcttcatcaagaatgctttcctttcttcagtGTGGTATTCAGAATGACAGCAATGGTGTGTCTGAGGCAGAGGACACAATGCTTAGTACACAGCAGGTGCCCAatcacagtttattcattttgggcaGAGTCGACATCCCTCATTCACACATTCATGATAAACCATGAACACAGGTTCCCCAACACAGCGACgtgggcaccccctcccccaatgccACCATCAGGCACAGGAACCTGGAGGAAGGTGACATACTAGGTCCATAGTGGGAAGGTCGACACCCCAGTGAATCCAGGAAGAACAAGGTCAACCAGactgagagaaaggagagaacacACACATCTAGAATTCGGAGTACTTGCAAAGTGGGGAGGTGGGGTAATTCCCATATAAGAATCATCACCAGTGAAGTgtgatcattcccattttacagatagaagcCTGAAGTGCCTCTACCTGGCACATCATTGCCATGAAAGGAACCACTTCAGGAGCTCTGGAGATGGAGTTTTCTGAGGAAGGTCTTGGTCATGGCAGTCTTCAGCTCCTTGTTCCTGAGACTGAAGATGATGGGGCTGAGGAAGGGGGTGAGGACCGTGTAGGTGATGGCCATCAGGGTGTCTCCTTCCAGAGACTGGGGACCCTTGGGCTTGAGGTAGACGACAGAGGCAAAGCCGTAGTGCACAATGACCACAGTGAGGTGGGACgcacaggtggagaaggccttGTGCCTGCCCTCAGCTGAGGGGATCCTCAAGATGGCGGCCACGATGAAGGCATAGGAGAGGAGGATGAGGAGACAGCAGCCCAGCAGGGCCATGATGCACACCAGCCCCACGCCCTTGGCCACTACTGGTACATCAGTTCCACAGGCCAGCTTCAAGAGAGGGGGCACATGACATAAAAAATGGTGGATCTCATTGGGTCCACAGAAGGTGAGGTGGAAAACGGCCGTGGTCACCACCAGCCCCATGACCGAGCCACCTACCCAGGACCAGGCCACCAGGCAGGCGCAGCCACGGGGGCTCATGAGCACACTGTAGCGCAGGGGGTGGCAGATGGCCACGTAGCGGTCGTAGCCCATGACAGTGAGCAGGAAGGAGTGGGTGAAGCCGAAcgtgaaggagaaaaacatctgGCTGGCACAGGCCGCCCAGGTGATGGTGCGGCGGGTGGAGAGCAGGTCGGCCAGCAGGCGCGGGGTGATGGCCAAGGTGTAGAGGATCTCGGAGGTGGACAGGGCGCACAGGAAGAGGTACATGGGCGTGTGCAGGCTGCGCTCGCTCCAGACTGTGGCCATGATGAGCAGGTTCCCCAGCAGCGTGAACAGGTACATGAGCAGGAacagcaggaagaaggcaggcaggagaTGCCTTGGGAAGGTGGAGAAGCCCACGAGGATGAATTCAGACACGGAGCTGTGGTTTTGGCCCAGCGTGGCAGCCATccctgggtggggagagagcGAGGGCGGCCAGGTGGGCGGGAGCTATGGGTGTGTGCTGAGCCCAGCCTGGGAGGACTTCCCCGAGGAGGTACCCCCTCACCCCACAGGCCATGGCCGGTCCCTCGGCCACAGGCTGCTCATGAGGACGGTCAGCGCTCCTCTGAGCTGCGCGGGGTTCACAGAAGATTGTGGGCCTCAAGTGCTTAGCACTGATCCTGGTGCACGGTAAGAACTCAGGACacgatgataataataatactgttaATAATAATGGCTACTAGTATTTTAAAATCCCAGTGATAGGAGCTCTGGGTCTCTACTCAGCCACACACCTGGATTGAGTTGCCACTAGCTTGT from Prionailurus viverrinus isolate Anna chromosome A2, UM_Priviv_1.0, whole genome shotgun sequence encodes the following:
- the LOC125160431 gene encoding olfactory receptor 10H1-like, whose protein sequence is MAATLGQNHSSVSEFILVGFSTFPRHLLPAFFLLFLLMYLFTLLGNLLIMATVWSERSLHTPMYLFLCALSTSEILYTLAITPRLLADLLSTRRTITWAACASQMFFSFTFGFTHSFLLTVMGYDRYVAICHPLRYSVLMSPRGCACLVAWSWVGGSVMGLVVTTAVFHLTFCGPNEIHHFLCHVPPLLKLACGTDVPVVAKGVGLVCIMALLGCCLLILLSYAFIVAAILRIPSAEGRHKAFSTCASHLTVVIVHYGFASVVYLKPKGPQSLEGDTLMAITYTVLTPFLSPIIFSLRNKELKTAMTKTFLRKLHLQSS